From a single Triplophysa rosa linkage group LG1, Trosa_1v2, whole genome shotgun sequence genomic region:
- the bbox1 gene encoding gamma-butyrobetaine dioxygenase codes for MLSYLTRWMSRGAIQALKKASSRPHVVKTPRIGNQTLAAAPLPFAGGSPGVRQARALDQERLLQIEWEDGTSSLYPFTWLRDNCRCPLCMLQSAQARSLLFLDLDVHTGMDQVQLMENKVSILWPDQHSSDFEPEWLKKRCFSSEARQALQEELFLNEREYWDSGLKIPTLDFEEVLHDDKVALAWLEALRRVGIVYLRGAPVEQGQVARLSQRIGYLRLTFYGHTWQVQDKPMANNVAYTAGKLSLHTDYPALHHPPGVQFLHCIRQAEQGGESEVVDGFHVAERLRTDDPEAFTMLSSLRVDFTDSGADYCDFSVQSKNHIIDVDTEGRVVRINFNNATRDTVLDMPLHQVQPFYSSLKAFVDLLSRPENVFTYKMEPGDLVTFDNWRLLHGRKSYASHSVQSTRHLEGAYLDWDEVMSRLRILRKTVRGDV; via the exons ATGTTATCCTATCTTACCCGCTGGATGTCCAGAGGTGCCATCCAGGCATTGAAGAAGGCCAGCAGTCGGCCTCATGTGGTCAAGACTCCTCGTATTGGGAATCAGACGCTGGCGGCGGCCCCTCTGCCTTTTGCTGGGGGTAGTCCTGGAGTGAGACAGGCCCGAGCGCTGGATCAGGAGAGGCTGCTGCAGATTGAGTGGGAAGATGGAACGAGTAGTTTGTATCCGTTCACCTGGTTGAGAGATAACTGCCGGTGTCCACTCTGTATGCTGCAGTCAGCGCAGGCGCGCAGCTTGCTGTTCTTAGATTTGGATGTGCATACAGGGATGGACCAGGTGCAGCTGATGGAGAATAAG GTGTCCATACTATGGCCCGATCAGCACAGCAGTGACTTTGAGCCTGAGTGGCTGAAGAAAAGATGTTTTTCCTCTGAGGCAAGACAGGCTCTGCAAGAGGAACTCTTCCTAAATG AGCGTGAATACTGGGATTCTGGTCTAAAGATCCCCACGTTAGACTTTGAGGAGGTTTTGCACGATGATAAGGTTGCATTGGCCTGGCTGGAGGCTCTGAGACGCGTTGGCATCGTTTACCTGAGAGGGGCACCAGTGGAGCAGGGCCAGGTGGCCAGACTGAGCCAGAGAATTGGTTATCTTCGGCTCACCTTTTACGG ACACACGTGGCAAGTGCAGGACAAGCCTATGGCTAACAATGTTGCATATACGGCTGGCAAGTTGAGTTTGCACACAGACTACCCTGCTCTGCACCATCCACCTGGG GTGCAGTTCCTGCATTGCATCCGTCAGGCTGAGCAAGGGGGTGAGAGTGAAGTGGTCGATGGGTTTCACGTGGCCGAGCGGCTCAGGACGGATGATCCTGAAGCATTTACTATGCTCTCCTCTCTCAGggtggatttcacagacagcgGTGCGGATTACTGCGACTTCAGCGTGCAGTCCAAAAACCACATTATAGA TGTGGACACTGAAGGTCGGGTTGTGAGGATCAACTTTAACAACGCCACAAGAGACACTGTGTTGGATATGCCTCTGCATCAGGTTCAACCCTTCTACTCCTCTCTAAAGGCTTTTGTGGACCTGCTCAGCAGACCTGAGAATGTGTTCACGTACAAAATGGAACCAG GTGACTTGGTGACCTTTGATAACTGGCGTCTGCTGCACGGCCGAAAGAGTTATGCCTCACATTCAGTTCAGAGCACAAGACATCTAGAAGGAGCATATCTGGACTGGGATGAGGTCATGTCCCGTCTCAGGATCCTTCGGAAGACTGTCCGAGGAGACGTTTAG